Proteins encoded in a region of the Saccharothrix ecbatanensis genome:
- a CDS encoding integrase core domain-containing protein, giving the protein MALRLLYLIFAQVVGWLVLLGRSSAAKDVELLVLRHEVAVLRRASPRPRLDWADRAVLAALARCLSDWLRHHRLVTPGTVLRWHRRLVAQKWTYPNRTGRPRIDDATVALIERMARENTGWGYRRIQGELLKLGHRVAASTVRRVLKRLRVPPAPQRDTDTSWRRFLRAQASGMLACDFFHVDCAVTLKRVYVFFVMEVATRYVHILGTTTNPEGAWTTQQARNLLMDLGDRADDFRFLIRDRAGQFTTSFDAAISGADIQVVKIPPRCPRANAYAERFIGTVRREITDRLLILNEHHLRVVLGRYAVHYNHRRPHQALQLIPPRPDQPIAEPGRASIRRRPVLGGLINEYELTAA; this is encoded by the coding sequence GTGGCGCTACGACTGCTCTACCTGATCTTCGCCCAGGTCGTCGGCTGGTTGGTTCTGCTCGGTCGGTCATCGGCGGCCAAGGACGTGGAGTTGCTGGTACTGCGACACGAGGTCGCCGTGCTGCGCCGGGCCAGCCCTCGCCCGCGACTGGACTGGGCCGATCGTGCGGTGCTCGCCGCGTTGGCGCGATGCCTGTCCGACTGGTTACGACACCACCGGCTGGTGACTCCGGGCACCGTCCTGCGGTGGCACCGACGACTGGTCGCACAGAAGTGGACCTACCCCAACCGCACCGGCCGACCACGGATCGACGATGCCACTGTGGCGTTGATCGAGCGGATGGCCCGGGAGAACACCGGATGGGGCTACCGCCGGATCCAGGGCGAGTTACTCAAACTCGGCCACCGAGTAGCCGCCTCAACAGTTCGCCGCGTGCTCAAGCGCCTGCGAGTCCCACCCGCGCCCCAGCGCGACACCGACACCTCCTGGCGACGATTCCTACGCGCGCAGGCCTCCGGCATGTTGGCCTGCGACTTCTTCCACGTCGACTGCGCGGTCACCCTCAAGCGGGTCTACGTGTTCTTCGTGATGGAGGTCGCCACCCGCTACGTCCACATCCTCGGCACCACTACGAACCCCGAAGGGGCATGGACCACCCAACAAGCCCGCAACCTGCTCATGGACCTGGGTGACCGGGCAGACGACTTCCGGTTCCTCATCCGAGATCGAGCCGGTCAGTTCACTACCTCGTTCGACGCGGCCATCTCCGGCGCAGACATCCAGGTTGTAAAGATCCCACCACGGTGTCCGCGAGCCAACGCCTACGCCGAGCGGTTCATCGGGACCGTCAGACGCGAAATCACCGACCGACTGCTCATCCTCAACGAACACCACCTGCGGGTCGTGCTGGGCCGCTACGCGGTCCACTACAACCACCGCCGACCACACCAAGCCCTACAACTCATACCACCACGACCAGACCAGCCGATCGCTGAACCGGGCCGCGCCTCGATACGCCGTCGACCAGTCCTCGGCGGCCTGATCAACGAGTACGAACTCACAGCAGCATAA
- a CDS encoding PadR family transcriptional regulator has product MKADAVRGHLDAMLLAVLEPGPLHGYAVITAVQQRSGGVLELRTGTVYPALNRLERLGLLHSRWQPVSDRPRRCYELTDAGRRSLAAERSTWQDFTTAISAVLDLATPAGRTT; this is encoded by the coding sequence ATGAAGGCGGACGCGGTGCGCGGGCACCTGGACGCGATGCTGCTCGCGGTGCTCGAACCGGGGCCGCTGCACGGCTATGCGGTCATCACCGCGGTTCAGCAGCGCAGCGGTGGCGTGCTGGAACTGCGCACCGGCACCGTGTACCCGGCGTTGAACCGGTTGGAGCGACTGGGATTGCTCCACAGCCGCTGGCAACCCGTGTCCGACCGCCCCCGACGCTGCTACGAACTCACCGACGCGGGCCGGCGCAGTCTGGCCGCCGAACGGTCGACGTGGCAGGACTTCACCACCGCGATCAGTGCCGTCCTCGACCTGGCCACGCCCGCCGGGCGCACCACGTGA
- a CDS encoding permease prefix domain 1-containing protein — protein MTTADPVEDYLATLTTSLHGPARAKAAMMREVRDGLADAVEAQTRFGVPHDQAAHRAVRDFGRADEIAPSFQRELTIAQTRRTARAAAVAVPVLVVCQLLLHTAARDPDWRLGALAAHLAALATAAGLLAVTALTATGPLTRLLPTPHRLPAAVAWTATAAAVGMALAAVALAVTSALSANWPLTALAGVLATVAHGVVAASARACRQCARAVQEHR, from the coding sequence GTGACCACCGCGGATCCCGTGGAGGACTACCTGGCGACGCTGACCACATCCCTGCACGGCCCGGCCCGGGCCAAGGCCGCCATGATGCGTGAAGTCCGCGACGGCCTCGCCGATGCGGTCGAGGCACAGACCCGCTTCGGCGTGCCCCACGACCAGGCCGCCCACCGGGCCGTGCGGGACTTCGGCAGGGCAGACGAGATCGCCCCGTCGTTCCAACGCGAACTGACCATCGCCCAGACCCGCCGCACCGCCCGCGCCGCCGCCGTGGCCGTGCCGGTCCTGGTCGTCTGCCAACTCCTCCTGCACACCGCCGCCCGCGACCCGGACTGGCGACTCGGCGCGCTCGCCGCGCATCTGGCCGCCCTGGCCACCGCCGCCGGCCTACTGGCCGTAACGGCCCTGACCGCCACCGGCCCCCTGACCCGCCTGCTGCCAACCCCGCACCGACTACCGGCAGCCGTAGCCTGGACCGCGACCGCCGCCGCGGTGGGCATGGCGCTCGCCGCGGTAGCCCTCGCCGTCACCTCGGCCCTGTCCGCGAACTGGCCGCTGACCGCACTCGCCGGCGTGCTCGCCACCGTCGCCCACGGCGTGGTCGCCGCATCGGCCCGCGCCTGCCGTCAGTGCGCCCGAGCCGTGCAGGAACACCGCTGA
- a CDS encoding DinB family protein translates to MTDGSSALPRRAFGWEDVWVGPEADPREAGGLYSGERQTLVRYLRDRRLTLEMKCAGLDAEGMARRSVPPSDLSLLGLVRHLAEVEQYWFRRVLTGEDVPPHYTSATVAFGETTADPEEVEDAWATWRSEVAFAERFVAEAPDLDVLGGGNPEYAPVPLREVLIHMIEEYARHNGHADLIRERIDGRVGQ, encoded by the coding sequence ATGACGGACGGGAGTTCGGCTCTGCCCCGGCGTGCGTTCGGCTGGGAGGACGTGTGGGTCGGCCCGGAGGCAGACCCACGTGAGGCCGGTGGGCTGTACTCCGGCGAGCGCCAGACCCTCGTGCGCTACCTGCGTGACCGGCGGTTGACGCTGGAGATGAAGTGCGCCGGGCTGGACGCGGAGGGCATGGCACGCCGCTCGGTGCCGCCGTCAGACCTGTCGCTCCTCGGGCTGGTGCGGCACCTGGCGGAGGTCGAGCAGTACTGGTTCCGGCGGGTGCTGACCGGTGAGGACGTCCCACCGCACTACACGTCCGCGACCGTCGCGTTCGGCGAGACGACGGCCGATCCCGAGGAGGTCGAGGACGCCTGGGCCACCTGGCGGTCCGAGGTCGCCTTCGCCGAACGGTTCGTGGCCGAAGCGCCGGACCTGGACGTGCTGGGCGGCGGCAACCCCGAGTACGCCCCGGTCCCGCTGCGCGAGGTGCTGATCCACATGATCGAGGAGTACGCCCGGCACAACGGCCACGCCGACCTCATCCGCGAGCGGATCGACGGCCGGGTCGGGCAATGA
- a CDS encoding DUF1876 domain-containing protein: MSTMKEWRVDITIDEHEEKTRAKARLRTGDDTRMVGVGTARLNPADRNVPEIGDELAAARALSDLAHKLLDATASDIEGITHKPVHLPG, encoded by the coding sequence ATGAGCACGATGAAGGAGTGGCGCGTCGACATCACCATCGACGAGCACGAGGAGAAGACCAGGGCCAAGGCCCGACTGCGCACGGGGGACGACACCCGCATGGTCGGTGTCGGCACCGCGAGGCTGAACCCGGCCGACAGGAACGTCCCGGAGATCGGTGACGAGCTCGCCGCCGCGCGGGCGCTGTCCGACCTGGCGCACAAGCTCCTCGACGCCACGGCGTCAGACATCGAGGGCATCACCCACAAGCCGGTCCACCTGCCCGGTTGA
- a CDS encoding helix-turn-helix domain-containing protein — protein MTTGQDEFSRALRAAIEKRGITLERLCDRLRRLDTPVSTATLSYWQSGRTRPERPASLKALSNLEAIVGVARGELAALLDPPKPRGRVASRPRPAVVGSAFFPEAEAVEHLLRGLDLSHDGGLTRLSGHDRVHVAADQSQDVRWTRQVLRAEEDGIDRIVVIHEADLPCGDVPELRAVRNCRVGRVHTDKRQGLMAAELVFPRALARHETILIEHEVTEPSPRPSFVYERRCRTPVREFLMEVRFDSRALPSRCVRYSVLDGVEKCRPVELDEDRAAHHVVLDFGPGQFGVRWEWPPAGGGTGERIPGSGRAKVSRN, from the coding sequence GTGACGACCGGACAGGACGAGTTCTCCCGGGCACTCCGCGCCGCGATCGAGAAGCGCGGCATCACGCTGGAACGACTGTGCGACCGCCTGCGCCGGCTGGACACGCCGGTCAGCACCGCTACCCTGAGCTACTGGCAGTCCGGCCGCACCCGGCCGGAGCGCCCGGCGTCGCTGAAGGCCCTGAGCAACCTCGAAGCGATCGTGGGGGTGGCGCGCGGCGAGCTGGCGGCGCTGCTCGACCCGCCCAAGCCCCGCGGCCGGGTCGCCTCCCGACCACGGCCGGCGGTGGTCGGCAGCGCGTTCTTCCCCGAGGCGGAGGCGGTCGAACACCTGCTGCGCGGCCTCGACCTCAGCCACGACGGCGGCCTCACCCGGCTCAGCGGCCACGACCGCGTCCACGTCGCCGCCGACCAGTCGCAGGACGTCCGGTGGACCCGGCAGGTGCTCCGCGCCGAGGAGGACGGGATCGACCGGATCGTCGTCATCCACGAGGCGGACCTCCCGTGCGGCGACGTGCCGGAGCTGCGGGCGGTGCGCAACTGCCGCGTCGGCCGGGTCCACACCGACAAGCGGCAGGGGCTGATGGCGGCGGAACTGGTGTTCCCCCGCGCGCTCGCCCGGCACGAGACGATCCTCATCGAGCACGAGGTCACCGAGCCCTCGCCGCGACCCTCGTTCGTCTACGAGCGCCGGTGCCGCACGCCGGTCCGCGAATTCCTGATGGAGGTCCGGTTCGACTCGCGGGCGCTGCCTTCGCGGTGCGTGCGGTACTCCGTGCTGGACGGCGTGGAGAAGTGCCGTCCGGTCGAGCTGGACGAGGATCGGGCCGCGCACCACGTCGTGCTCGATTTCGGTCCGGGACAGTTCGGCGTCCGCTGGGAGTGGCCGCCCGCTGGAGGCGGCACGGGTGAGCGGATCCCCGGTTCGGGGAGGGCGAAGGTTTCTCGGAACTGA
- a CDS encoding nucleoside hydrolase, translating to MTSTRRAPRHLIVDTDTSDLNDDAFALHYLFASGRVPDLITTVFGNLTAHSSARAALALTRAHGVDVVVRAGAERPLHWDGSVQRDLRAVVGSLPADTYVASLRADDDSFWEDAVDDGPAAAELAAALARSPGCDVLALGPTTNIARAVRMLDSSVLSRHRLWVSGGATTRGNVTEAAEFNAFADPHALRECLSAAWEKVTVVPLEVTGAPRLDITRVDRIRLARTPFGRALDELERVSPREDGRDREPIWDVVVAVLLMDEAVPCSSAGGTLTVFTDIARRGMTTLSEGDAAHHVVTAVDPDAVLQRFEDAVTSQGRPS from the coding sequence ATGACATCGACACGTAGGGCACCTCGTCATCTGATCGTCGACACGGACACCTCGGACCTCAACGACGATGCCTTCGCGCTCCACTACCTCTTCGCGTCGGGGCGTGTCCCGGACCTCATCACGACGGTGTTCGGCAACTTGACGGCGCACTCGTCGGCGAGAGCGGCTCTGGCGCTGACCCGGGCTCACGGCGTCGACGTCGTGGTGCGGGCGGGCGCCGAGCGGCCACTGCACTGGGACGGTTCGGTACAGCGAGACCTGCGTGCCGTCGTCGGGTCGCTGCCGGCGGACACCTATGTCGCCTCGCTCAGGGCCGATGACGACTCGTTCTGGGAGGACGCGGTCGACGATGGTCCGGCGGCGGCGGAACTCGCCGCCGCCTTGGCGCGTTCACCGGGGTGCGACGTGCTTGCGCTGGGGCCGACCACGAACATCGCCCGCGCCGTGCGGATGCTCGACTCCTCGGTGCTGAGCAGGCACCGACTGTGGGTGTCCGGCGGCGCCACGACGCGGGGCAACGTGACGGAGGCGGCCGAGTTCAACGCCTTTGCCGACCCCCACGCACTCCGCGAGTGCCTGTCGGCAGCCTGGGAGAAGGTCACCGTGGTACCGCTTGAAGTGACCGGAGCACCTCGCCTGGACATCACGCGGGTCGATCGGATCAGGCTGGCGCGGACGCCCTTCGGCAGGGCGCTCGACGAACTGGAACGCGTGTCCCCGCGGGAAGACGGGCGTGATCGCGAACCGATCTGGGACGTGGTGGTCGCCGTTCTGCTCATGGACGAGGCGGTGCCGTGCTCCTCTGCCGGAGGCACCCTCACGGTGTTCACGGATATCGCCCGGCGAGGTATGACGACCTTGTCGGAAGGCGATGCGGCGCACCACGTCGTCACCGCGGTCGACCCCGACGCAGTGCTCCAGCGGTTCGAGGACGCGGTCACCTCGCAGGGGCGGCCCTCATGA
- a CDS encoding glycosyltransferase: protein MDPAEFGEQSANVRIARYLPQAEVLPGCDLVIAHGGSGSVIGALAHGLPTVLLPLGADQPHNAGQCVRLGVGRELDPIAVTPLDVRAAVAEVLADSSYRRAAEQVRAEMLELPDPRTGGAAAGAVDHFGGRCPRLTTVVTHPSWNRAGRSSARRRPPTAG, encoded by the coding sequence ATCGACCCGGCCGAATTCGGCGAGCAGTCGGCCAACGTCCGCATCGCCCGCTACCTCCCGCAAGCCGAGGTGCTGCCAGGCTGCGATCTGGTGATCGCGCACGGCGGCTCGGGCAGCGTGATCGGCGCGCTGGCGCACGGCCTGCCCACCGTGCTGCTGCCCCTCGGCGCCGACCAGCCGCACAACGCCGGACAGTGCGTGCGACTCGGCGTGGGCAGGGAACTGGACCCGATCGCCGTCACCCCGCTGGACGTGCGGGCCGCGGTGGCCGAGGTGTTGGCGGATTCGAGTTACCGGCGTGCGGCCGAACAGGTGCGGGCGGAGATGCTCGAGTTGCCCGACCCCCGCACAGGCGGTGCCGCTGCTGGAGCGGTTGACCACTTCGGCGGCAGGTGTCCGAGGCTGACCACGGTGGTCACGCACCCGTCGTGGAACCGGGCCGGACGATCATCAGCACGACGACGACCGCCCACAGCAGGTTGA
- a CDS encoding S8 family peptidase has product MRNIRRLVLVSAVASCLVAAAHGTVQAQPEAPSGRAFTENVAAGAEYQQYIVGFKPRSEAGRSASVRARALRAAGERHGVSVEEVRQLAVGGHLVRTDKKLSGDQARGFLRSLAARGEVEYVEPDVRLYSTATPNDTQYNDQWHYWESNAGMRLPKAWDTADGAGVTVAVVDTGRTTHSDLDGNTIGGYDFISDTFVSRDGNGRDSNPQDEGDWSPAENECHQGSPRSNSSWHGTHVAGTIAAVSGNAKGVAGVAPKAKLVHARVLGRCGGSLSDIADAVIWAAGGTVSGVPANPNPAKVINMSLGGGGTCSSTYQNAINSAIGRGSTVVVAAGNSNQNASNSQPANCNNVVTVAALDREGNRSVFRSDGSFASNYGTVVDIAAPGGETWTATDGSNGILSTLNTGTTTPGSETYKYYQGTSMAAPHVAGLVALMLGEKSLSPSAVESTLKQNVRPIPGTCSGGCGAGLVDAEKTIASLGGGGGTPPTGQLLANPGFESGDTGWASTSGVITTDATYPARTGSWKAWLNGYGQSHTDTLSQTATIPATATAATLSFHLRIDSAETGTVVYDSLKVQLLDSTGAVLATLATYSNVNEGTAYVQRSFDLKAHAGKTVTIRFTGTEDSNLQTSFVIDDTSLTTS; this is encoded by the coding sequence ATGAGAAATATCCGCCGTTTGGTGCTCGTGTCCGCGGTCGCGTCGTGCCTCGTCGCGGCCGCCCACGGCACGGTCCAGGCGCAACCGGAGGCACCGTCCGGCCGCGCGTTCACCGAGAACGTCGCCGCCGGCGCGGAATACCAGCAGTACATCGTCGGCTTCAAGCCCAGGTCGGAGGCCGGTCGCTCGGCCTCCGTCCGGGCGCGTGCCCTGCGCGCGGCCGGCGAGCGGCACGGCGTGTCGGTGGAGGAAGTGCGGCAGCTTGCGGTCGGCGGACACCTCGTGCGCACCGACAAGAAGCTTTCCGGGGACCAGGCCCGCGGATTCCTGCGTTCGCTGGCCGCCCGCGGCGAGGTCGAATACGTCGAGCCGGACGTCCGCCTCTACTCGACCGCCACCCCGAACGACACCCAGTACAACGACCAGTGGCACTACTGGGAATCGAACGCGGGCATGCGCCTGCCCAAGGCGTGGGACACGGCGGACGGCGCGGGCGTCACCGTCGCCGTGGTGGACACCGGTCGCACGACCCACTCCGACCTCGACGGCAACACCATCGGTGGGTACGACTTCATCAGCGACACGTTCGTCTCCCGGGACGGCAACGGGCGCGACTCCAACCCCCAGGACGAGGGTGACTGGAGCCCGGCCGAGAACGAGTGCCACCAGGGCAGCCCCCGGTCGAACTCGTCCTGGCACGGCACGCACGTCGCGGGCACGATCGCCGCGGTGAGCGGCAACGCCAAGGGCGTGGCCGGTGTCGCGCCGAAGGCCAAGCTGGTCCACGCCCGCGTGCTGGGCCGCTGCGGCGGTTCGCTGTCCGACATCGCCGACGCGGTGATCTGGGCGGCCGGCGGCACGGTCAGCGGCGTCCCGGCCAACCCCAACCCCGCCAAGGTCATCAACATGAGCCTCGGCGGCGGCGGGACGTGCAGCTCCACCTACCAGAACGCGATCAACAGCGCGATCGGGCGTGGCAGCACCGTGGTCGTCGCGGCCGGCAATTCGAACCAGAACGCCTCGAACTCCCAGCCGGCCAACTGCAACAACGTCGTCACCGTGGCCGCGCTGGACCGCGAGGGCAACCGGTCGGTCTTCCGGTCCGACGGCAGCTTCGCCTCCAACTACGGCACCGTCGTCGACATCGCCGCACCCGGCGGTGAGACCTGGACGGCCACCGACGGCAGCAACGGCATCCTGTCCACGCTGAACACCGGCACCACCACGCCCGGCAGCGAGACCTACAAGTACTACCAGGGCACCAGCATGGCCGCGCCCCACGTGGCCGGCCTCGTCGCCCTGATGCTGGGCGAGAAGTCGCTGTCCCCCAGCGCCGTCGAGAGCACCCTGAAGCAGAACGTCCGGCCGATCCCGGGCACCTGCTCCGGCGGTTGCGGCGCAGGTCTGGTCGACGCCGAGAAGACCATTGCTTCCCTCGGAGGTGGTGGCGGCACCCCGCCCACCGGTCAACTGCTGGCCAACCCGGGCTTCGAGTCCGGCGACACCGGCTGGGCCTCCACGTCGGGCGTCATCACCACCGACGCCACCTACCCGGCGCGCACCGGCTCGTGGAAGGCGTGGCTGAACGGCTACGGCCAGTCGCACACCGACACGCTGTCGCAGACCGCCACCATCCCGGCGACCGCGACCGCCGCCACCCTGTCGTTCCACCTGCGGATCGACTCGGCGGAGACCGGGACCGTCGTGTACGACTCCCTGAAGGTGCAGCTCCTCGACTCTACCGGCGCCGTCCTGGCGACGCTGGCGACGTACTCCAACGTCAACGAGGGCACGGCGTACGTCCAGCGGTCGTTCGACTTGAAGGCCCACGCCGGCAAGACCGTCACGATCAGGTTCACCGGGACCGAGGACTCGAACCTCCAGACGTCCTTCGTGATCGACGACACCTCGCTCACCACGAGCTGA
- a CDS encoding beta-galactosidase, with amino-acid sequence MKYTVGVSDRAGGPTGGRIGKAMSGKGKAGSRKLWMPANLLSGVEAGAGKWRVAPLPQWNPGDKASAENGGSALSGPAAGGNKALAKAFLKYATAEEGVQLRVAGGAFPATTAELSSPEFLGAEFPNSVARRRTRSSPRRRNVISGWSYPPFQVYANSVFNDTLGKAYVSDTPLYDGLSAWQDASVEYGQEQGFTLDGAPFRMISGALHYFRVHPELWADRMREAKWMGLNTIDTYIPWNLHEPQRGVLDAEAGLDLPRFLDLAQEHARRGRVLLHGAVAVAGGHADRPAGVVVARHGDSIAFTARAAHRYVAKAR; translated from the coding sequence GTGAAGTACACGGTGGGTGTGTCCGACCGGGCCGGCGGGCCGACCGGCGGGCGGATCGGGAAAGCGATGTCCGGCAAGGGGAAGGCCGGATCGCGGAAGCTCTGGATGCCCGCCAACCTCCTGTCGGGCGTCGAGGCGGGCGCGGGCAAGTGGCGGGTCGCCCCGCTGCCCCAGTGGAACCCCGGTGACAAGGCGAGCGCGGAGAACGGCGGCAGCGCGCTGTCCGGACCGGCCGCCGGTGGCAACAAGGCGTTGGCCAAGGCGTTCCTCAAGTACGCCACCGCCGAGGAGGGCGTGCAGCTGCGCGTCGCCGGCGGCGCGTTCCCCGCGACCACTGCGGAGCTGTCGTCCCCCGAGTTCCTGGGTGCCGAGTTCCCCAACTCAGTGGCCAGGAGGCGAACGAGATCTTCGCCCAGGAGGCGCAACGTCATCAGCGGGTGGTCCTACCCGCCGTTCCAGGTCTACGCCAACAGCGTCTTCAACGACACCCTCGGCAAGGCCTACGTGTCGGACACCCCGCTGTACGACGGGCTCAGCGCCTGGCAGGACGCGTCCGTCGAGTACGGCCAGGAGCAGGGCTTCACCCTCGACGGCGCCCCGTTCCGGATGATTTCCGGCGCGTTGCACTACTTCCGCGTGCATCCAGAGTTGTGGGCGGACCGGATGCGCGAGGCGAAGTGGATGGGACTCAACACGATCGACACCTACATCCCGTGGAACCTGCATGAGCCGCAGCGGGGTGTGCTCGACGCGGAGGCCGGTCTCGACCTGCCGCGTTTCCTGGACCTGGCGCAGGAGCACGCTCGACGCGGTCGGGTCCTACTTCACGGCGCTGTGGCCGTTGCTGGTGGACACGCGGACCGGCCGGCAGGTGTCGTTGTTGCGCGCCACGGTGACTCGATCGCGTTCACCGCTCGCGCCGCGCACCGTTACGTGGCAAAGGCCCGGTAG
- the narI gene encoding respiratory nitrate reductase subunit gamma, which produces MSVLLWVAVPYAAIATFIVGHVWRYRYDKFGWTTRSSQLYENRLLRLGSPMFHFGVLLVALGHVGGLLIPESWTEAAGISDDAYHVVAVGLGVLAGFCTLAGAAILVYRRRTVGPVFSATTRNDKVMYVLLVGTIVLGLGTTVLGNLTDAPHDYRQTVSPWFRSIFFLQPRPDLMEAAPLGFKLHALAAWALFAFWPFSRLVHVFSMPLGYLTRPYIVYRSRDDRLGNRTPRRGWER; this is translated from the coding sequence GTGAGCGTCCTGCTCTGGGTGGCGGTCCCCTATGCCGCGATCGCGACGTTCATCGTCGGCCACGTGTGGCGCTACCGCTACGACAAGTTCGGCTGGACCACGCGGTCGTCACAGCTGTACGAGAACCGCTTGCTGCGGCTCGGCAGCCCGATGTTCCACTTCGGCGTCCTGCTCGTCGCGCTCGGCCACGTCGGCGGCCTGCTCATCCCCGAATCGTGGACCGAGGCGGCGGGCATCAGCGACGACGCCTACCACGTCGTCGCCGTCGGCCTCGGCGTCCTGGCCGGGTTCTGCACCCTGGCCGGCGCCGCGATCCTGGTCTACCGCAGGCGCACCGTCGGCCCGGTGTTCTCCGCCACGACCCGCAACGACAAAGTCATGTACGTGCTCCTGGTCGGCACCATCGTGCTGGGGCTGGGCACCACCGTTCTGGGCAACCTCACCGACGCGCCGCACGACTACCGCCAGACCGTCTCGCCGTGGTTCCGCTCGATCTTCTTCCTCCAACCCCGACCCGACCTGATGGAGGCCGCGCCCCTCGGTTTCAAGCTGCACGCCCTCGCCGCCTGGGCGCTGTTCGCGTTCTGGCCGTTCAGCCGGCTCGTGCACGTCTTCTCCATGCCGCTCGGGTACCTGACCCGCCCGTACATCGTCTACCGCAGCCGCGACGACCGGCTCGGCAACCGCACGCCCCGCCGTGGATGGGAACGCTAG
- a CDS encoding phosphate/phosphite/phosphonate ABC transporter substrate-binding protein, with the protein MTRRTAIVPTILLAVACTAPTTPAPPPPDAEPLVFSGNPAGGSVALIQSFGPLIAMLRKETGREIRIEESGTYPRFIEGVRSGEIDFAAFGPLSYLQAKDRGARIAVVGAQVKEKGDQPAYRAYGIVPAGSPVKSLADARGLRTCFVDKGSTSGYLYPAAALMALGINPATDVQAKFAGTHEAAALAVANGHCDIGFAFDAMVDRHLIERGQITADDLVRVWQSEPIPGAPIVVSDHLPQDLRDRIATAITDKGNADYLRTNGFCRAECPLGDAGSYGYAQVSDDFYDEIHQLCQVVGPEACTTG; encoded by the coding sequence ATGACACGCCGCACCGCTATCGTGCCGACCATCCTGCTCGCGGTCGCCTGCACAGCGCCCACCACCCCGGCGCCGCCGCCACCGGACGCCGAGCCGTTGGTGTTCTCCGGCAACCCGGCGGGCGGGTCGGTCGCCCTGATCCAGTCGTTCGGCCCGCTCATCGCGATGCTGCGGAAGGAGACCGGCCGCGAGATCCGCATCGAGGAGTCCGGCACCTACCCCCGGTTCATCGAGGGCGTCCGTTCGGGAGAGATCGACTTCGCCGCGTTCGGCCCCCTCTCCTACCTACAGGCCAAGGACCGCGGCGCACGCATCGCCGTGGTCGGCGCGCAGGTCAAGGAAAAGGGCGACCAGCCCGCCTACCGCGCCTACGGCATCGTCCCCGCCGGTTCACCGGTCAAGTCCCTCGCCGACGCCCGCGGGCTGCGGACCTGCTTCGTCGACAAGGGCTCCACCTCCGGCTACCTCTACCCCGCAGCCGCCCTGATGGCTCTGGGCATCAACCCCGCCACCGACGTGCAGGCCAAGTTCGCCGGGACCCACGAGGCCGCGGCGCTCGCCGTCGCCAACGGCCACTGCGACATCGGCTTCGCCTTCGACGCGATGGTCGACCGGCACCTGATCGAGCGCGGCCAGATCACCGCCGACGACCTGGTCCGGGTCTGGCAGTCGGAGCCGATACCCGGCGCGCCCATCGTGGTGTCCGACCACCTGCCCCAAGACCTGCGCGACCGCATCGCCACCGCCATCACCGACAAGGGCAACGCCGACTACCTGCGCACCAACGGCTTCTGCCGCGCCGAATGCCCCCTCGGGGACGCGGGCTCCTACGGCTACGCCCAGGTCTCCGACGACTTCTACGACGAGATTCACCAGCTCTGCCAGGTGGTCGGGCCGGAAGCCTGCACCACCGGCTGA